The following are encoded in a window of Rosa chinensis cultivar Old Blush chromosome 4, RchiOBHm-V2, whole genome shotgun sequence genomic DNA:
- the LOC112199477 gene encoding ethylene-responsive transcription factor ERF110-like — translation MKQSPRRGGRPIRVSGGDVVPVGGFQIGAAESEPAVAVGEDEGSGLIPSPAGGWDPAGFGEGGGDDRGNGWVAVAEYRGVQQRPGRKWVAGEKVKPNKYRGVQQRRGRKWAAEISDPRRVVRVWLGTFQTEEEAARAYDTEAIKFRRERAEPSF, via the exons ATGAAGCAAAGCCCACGACGAGGAGGAAGACCGATCCGGGTAAGTGGAGGCGACGTGGTCCCAGTCGGCGGATTTCAGATTGGTGCGGCGGAGAGCGAACCAGCGGTCGCGGTAGGTGAGGATGAGGGATCGGGCCTCATCCCGAGTCCAGCAGGGGGGTGGGATCCGGCGGGATTTGGGGAGGGCGGTGGTGACGACCGTGGAAATGGTTGGGTTGCTGTGGCAGAG TACAGGGGAGTGCAGCAGAGACCAGGGAGAAAATGGGTGGCGGGTGAAAAGGTGAAGCCCAACAAGTACAGGGGAGTGCAGCAGAGACGAGGGAGAAAATGGGCGGCAGAGATTAGTGACCCGCGTCGCGTGGTTCGGGTTTGGCTCGGGACGTTCCAGACGGAGGAGGAGGCAGCCAGGGCTTATGACACGGAGGCGATCAAGTTCcgaagagagagagcagagcCATCTTTCTGa